The Phycisphaeraceae bacterium region ACATTCGTCCCCAGAGGCTCATCAATCCCGAATCGGTGCACCGCTGCCGCCCAGACAACCGCTCCAACGCAACACGCCAGTGCCAGCCCGATGTTCATCAGAGGCCCCGCAAAAGCGACCTTCGCATCTCCGTGTCGCCCGCGCAGCCTCGACGGGTCCACCGGCATCGCCCCCCACGCAATCCCGATCAACGCAAAAATCAGCAGACTCCACACCCCAAGATGCACCACCGGGTTCCATGTCATGTGCCCCGTGTGAATCGGCGTGTCATCGCCCAGACGGATCGCTGCCCATCCGTGCGATAACTCGTGCAGCGTAATCGACACGACAATCCAGACGATCCACGACACCAGGAACGCTGGACCCCAACTCGACAGCACATCGGTCACCCACCATCCATTCATCGCAGGCAGTGTAGCCGCACAAGCCCTCGCGTACCCGCTCGCGTACCAAGCCAGGCACGCGATATCATGGCCTATGAGCGACTCAATCTTCAGCAAAATCATCCGTCAAGAAATCCCCGCACACCGTCTCTACGAAGACGAACACTGCATCGCGATCCTCGATATCGCCCCCCTGAGCCCCGGCCACACCCTCGTCATACCCAAAGAGCCCGCCGACACTCTCGACCAACTCTCCGACTCGGCCGCCGCAGGGGTCGGCCGCGCACTCCCACGCATCTCACGCGCCATTCTCAAAGTCACCGGCGCAACCGCGTACAACGTCCTCCAGAACAACGGCCCCGACGCCTCGCAGTCCGTTCCCCACGTCCACTTTCACATCATCCCCCGCTCCCCCGACAATTCCGCAGGCCTCGGTCTGCAATGGAAAACGACTTCCCCGGACGCCGAAACCCTCGCCGAACTCGGCCGAAAAATCGCCCGCCTCCTCTGAACGCTCGCGAACACCAATCAACCGCGCCATCAACCCGATAATCACACGCACTCTGCCACCACCTCGCACTCGCACAAACCCGGACTACCCCGACTCGGCGCTTTCCCCATACCCGTCACAGCCGTCCCGATCCCAGCCCAGGGTTCCCCCATCCGCCATCTTCGCGCTCACAGCCCTCGGCCGTTTCGCCGATGCTTTGAGTCCGATGACCATGCTGAACCACCCGAGTCGTTCCGGTTCGGCCTATGCGAGGCTCCTGCCTTCGACAGCGGTCGTGCTCTGTTCCGCCGCCGCTCTGGTTCTCACCTCGT contains the following coding sequences:
- a CDS encoding site-2 protease family protein → MNGWWVTDVLSSWGPAFLVSWIVWIVVSITLHELSHGWAAIRLGDDTPIHTGHMTWNPVVHLGVWSLLIFALIGIAWGAMPVDPSRLRGRHGDAKVAFAGPLMNIGLALACCVGAVVWAAAVHRFGIDEPLGTNVWHFFYIGAFLNVVLAVFNLLPVPPLDGSRIVGSFSHEYARFMSGPNGQWVGLGMFVVVFWTAGQFLWPLGQGVAMKVIGFGLSLFGVPPL
- a CDS encoding HIT family protein, encoding MSDSIFSKIIRQEIPAHRLYEDEHCIAILDIAPLSPGHTLVIPKEPADTLDQLSDSAAAGVGRALPRISRAILKVTGATAYNVLQNNGPDASQSVPHVHFHIIPRSPDNSAGLGLQWKTTSPDAETLAELGRKIARLL